The following proteins are encoded in a genomic region of Ostrea edulis chromosome 7, xbOstEdul1.1, whole genome shotgun sequence:
- the LOC125656748 gene encoding fucolectin-like, whose product MCLRRCKLNSDCQSVRFNRENLQCELLKIRYDNEEKTPEELKNMSKVCNTDKLTPCNMQSVELSSGKSVCIRKHQGYSNVALNKVTQQSSNHYRYTTGHYAVDGYQPTTGSGECSHSAYELSPSLTIDLGHSYIIDWVSFYTRPDCCEYLYHDLQIRIGETTNWEDMTICGIFDKAAELGKTYGIQCPTCLVGQYVTFKIVEGGTATSNQLSLCEVSVFGM is encoded by the exons ATGTGCTTACGCCGATGCAAACTGAACAGCGATTGTCAATCAGTGAGATTTAATAGAGAAAACCTACAGTGTGAACTGCTGAAGATACGTTATGATAACGAAGAGAAAACGCCGGAGGAACTGAAAAATATGTCTAAAGTCTGCAACACTGACAAG TTGACTCCATGCAACATGCAGAGTGTGGAACTGTCATCTGGAAAATCCGTCTGTATCCGGAAAC ATCAAGGATACAGCAATGTCGCACTGAATAAAGTTACCCAGCAGTCGTCAAACCATTACCGTTATACCACAGGGCACTATGCTGTTGATGGATATCAGCCAACTACAGGATCTGGGGAATGCAGTCATTCTGCTTATGAATTAAGTCCATCTCTAACTATTGATCTTGGACACTCTTACATCATTGACTGGGTGTCGTTTTACACGCGTCCAGATTGTTGTG AATATCTTTACCACGATCTGCAGATACGAATAGGGGAAACCACCAATTGGGAAGACATGACAATTTGTGGTATTTTTGACAAAGCGGCAGAATTGGGAAAGACGTACGGAATCCAATGTCCCACGTGTCTCGTCGGACAATACGTCACCTTTAAAATCGTTGAAGGTGGCACAGCGACAAGTAATCAACTCAGTCTTTGTGAAGTATCTGTATTTGGAATGTAA